In Rhodococcus rhodochrous, a single genomic region encodes these proteins:
- a CDS encoding DNA recombination protein RmuC, with translation MTALTALGLLVALGLGVVLGWLLRASRDGERAARAEAQLAALRDNEEQLRQSLAAVSEDAARRQSGAIGDQVSRLVGPLNEAVGALARQVEHVERNRVHAYAGLSEQVEGMHRASQLLSTRTQQLVTALRAPQIRGRWGEIQLERVVELAGMVRHCDFDTQVSKDGVRPDLLVYLAGGKQIVVDAKVPFAAYLDAAEAEEPDERDRHLTRHARQLRTHIDQLSAKAYWESFDPTPEFVVLFVPGDPFLDAALGADPDLLEHAFARNVILATPTTLVALLRTIAHTWRQEALSRDAATIHRLGRELYQRLGVVGSHLDRLGNQLGKAVDSFNMTVSSMDTRVGVTARKLHDLEIFDGEVPEVQRVDAWPRRSTLAERAVADGPVDEAS, from the coding sequence ATGACAGCACTCACGGCACTCGGCCTGCTCGTCGCGCTCGGTCTCGGGGTGGTGCTCGGCTGGCTGTTGCGGGCCTCCCGCGACGGCGAACGTGCAGCCCGTGCCGAGGCTCAGCTGGCGGCCCTCCGCGACAACGAGGAGCAGCTGCGTCAGTCGCTGGCCGCGGTGAGCGAGGACGCCGCCCGCCGGCAGTCCGGCGCCATCGGCGACCAGGTGTCGCGGCTCGTCGGCCCGTTGAACGAGGCCGTGGGCGCGCTGGCCCGGCAGGTCGAGCACGTCGAACGCAACCGCGTGCACGCCTACGCCGGGCTGAGCGAGCAGGTCGAGGGCATGCACCGCGCGTCGCAGCTGCTGTCCACCCGCACCCAGCAGCTGGTCACCGCGCTGCGTGCGCCGCAGATCCGTGGCCGATGGGGCGAGATCCAGCTCGAACGGGTCGTCGAGCTCGCCGGGATGGTCCGGCACTGCGACTTCGACACGCAGGTGAGCAAGGACGGGGTACGTCCCGATCTGCTGGTCTACCTCGCCGGGGGCAAGCAGATCGTCGTCGACGCGAAGGTGCCTTTCGCCGCCTATCTGGATGCCGCCGAGGCCGAGGAACCCGACGAGCGCGACCGGCACCTCACGCGCCACGCACGCCAGCTGCGCACCCACATCGACCAATTGTCGGCCAAGGCCTACTGGGAGTCGTTCGACCCGACGCCCGAGTTCGTCGTGCTGTTCGTCCCCGGCGATCCGTTCCTCGATGCCGCGCTCGGCGCCGATCCCGATCTGCTCGAGCACGCCTTCGCCCGGAACGTCATCCTCGCCACACCCACCACGCTGGTCGCGTTGCTGCGCACGATCGCGCACACCTGGCGGCAGGAGGCGCTCTCCCGCGACGCCGCGACCATCCACCGGCTGGGCCGTGAGCTGTACCAACGGCTCGGTGTGGTCGGCTCCCACCTCGACCGGCTCGGCAACCAGCTCGGCAAGGCCGTCGATTCGTTCAACATGACGGTGTCGTCGATGGACACCCGGGTGGGTGTGACGGCCCGCAAGCTCCACGACCTGGAAATTTTCGACGGTGAGGTGCCCGAGGTCCAGCGTGTCGATGCCTGGCCGCGACGCAGCACTCTGGCAGAAAGAGCAGTGGCGGACGGTCCTGTCGACGAAGCGAGCTGA
- a CDS encoding exonuclease SbcCD subunit D encodes MRILHTSDWHIGRTFHGVDLLADQARALRAIADLVAERRIDVVVVPGDVYDRSIPSSDAVAVCNAGLEAIREAGAIIVATSGNHDSPVRLGAGAAFAAHGGLHLITRVSQIDSPVVLHDEHGPVRFYGIPYLEPEITRAELGVPEARSHQQILDAAMERVRADVAGRDGGTDAAGRDGRTVVLAHAFVVGGEPSDSERSISVGGVETVAASSFDGADYVALGHLHSPQTVSETVRYSGSPLPYSFGERSHRKAVFVVDLDASGAASVERVDLPVIRELTRLEGELDDLLADPAHAAVEEHYVSAVLTDAIRPLDAMRRLQERFPYAVHVEWQRPAGSTEGNYRDKVRGRSDRDIAASFLTDVRSEPSERERGWIDEALREVDRRRGIGDETDTQWRTDVPA; translated from the coding sequence ATGCGGATCCTGCACACCTCCGACTGGCACATCGGCCGCACCTTCCACGGTGTCGACCTGCTCGCCGACCAGGCGCGTGCGCTGCGGGCCATCGCCGATCTGGTGGCCGAACGCCGGATCGACGTGGTGGTCGTGCCGGGCGACGTGTACGACCGGTCGATCCCGAGTTCCGACGCGGTCGCCGTGTGCAACGCCGGCCTCGAGGCCATCCGTGAGGCAGGGGCGATCATCGTCGCCACCTCCGGCAACCACGACTCGCCGGTCCGGCTCGGTGCCGGCGCCGCCTTCGCCGCGCACGGTGGTCTGCACCTGATCACCCGCGTGTCGCAGATCGACAGCCCCGTCGTCCTGCACGATGAGCACGGCCCGGTCCGCTTCTACGGCATCCCGTATCTCGAACCGGAGATCACCCGCGCCGAGCTCGGCGTGCCCGAGGCCCGCTCGCACCAGCAGATCCTCGACGCGGCGATGGAACGCGTACGCGCCGATGTCGCGGGTCGCGACGGCGGCACCGACGCCGCGGGTCGCGACGGCCGCACCGTCGTCCTGGCCCACGCCTTCGTCGTCGGTGGCGAGCCCAGCGACTCCGAGCGGTCCATCTCCGTCGGCGGGGTCGAGACGGTCGCCGCCTCGTCGTTCGACGGTGCCGACTACGTCGCGCTCGGTCACCTGCATTCCCCGCAGACGGTGAGCGAGACCGTCCGGTACTCGGGATCGCCGTTGCCGTACTCCTTCGGCGAGCGCTCGCACCGCAAGGCGGTGTTCGTCGTCGACCTCGACGCCTCGGGTGCGGCGTCCGTCGAGCGGGTCGATCTCCCGGTGATCCGCGAATTGACCCGTCTCGAAGGCGAACTCGACGATCTGCTCGCCGATCCGGCGCATGCCGCCGTCGAGGAGCACTACGTCTCCGCGGTGCTGACCGACGCGATCCGCCCGCTCGACGCCATGCGTCGCCTGCAGGAGCGGTTCCCGTACGCCGTGCACGTCGAATGGCAGCGACCGGCCGGATCCACGGAGGGCAACTACCGCGACAAGGTGCGCGGGCGCAGCGATCGCGACATCGCCGCATCGTTCCTCACCGATGTGCGTTCCGAACCGTCCGAACGCGAGCGCGGCTGGATCGACGAAGCGTTGAGGGAGGTCGACCGCCGACGCGGCATCGGCGACGAGACCGACACGCAGTGGCGGACGGACGTGCCGGCATGA
- a CDS encoding AAA family ATPase: MRLHHLEITAFGPFADTVEIDFDELGADGLFLLHGQTGAGKTSILDAVAFALYGTVPGARSEGRRLLSDHARVGAVPTVRLEATIAGRRLAIERSPDFERPKKRGTGTIKQQAKANLTWLDGSGENLSRAQEIGDVVKSLLGMSAEQFFQVVLLPQGDFARFLRANSEERGRLLERLFDTTRFGDVEQWFRDRRGAGTKLLAEQQKKVEVLAAKVAASAGIEAGADADPVEWAGRLLAEAAENRDDAAAALARVRAVDEANRRRLDETVALADRLRRRRDALNILAELEQTQTQRVAVTAERDAAHRAVSVAVVDREAARLAREADAAVARAETAAAPLRNDDEGRELLGAVGPTPSAADRDIVRPRCEEWSSEAARLDVLLDRRRRLTELENEREKFAGRRRALTDERRQVIDERAALPERSTAAADAVAEAERAAAMLPGLSTARDRAADALDAATELASRRTELERLEARVLQLHSEFNDARDAHLDVRQRRIDGMAAELAARLTDGEPCVVCGSTEHPEPARPAPDTATKADEERAHAAEQRAATALSEAREAVTELSGIVAVLRQRCGDAELAELTTAHAAAVRAHDEAATVVGRLDHLRAAVEDLRKLDTVLAEQEKRLDAELSELAREDAVRAAEITEIRERIVEAVGDLDLLAPRRRTVAALSAAATALLDARTAALQARTAADERAADARTAAAEAGFADLDSARAAVRTPERLAEIDRVLRAADDERAVATSTLNDPAIAALTGDEVADVAAARAVVDEGAAAVEAALSAATEAERRHLDIENYTRRLERACAELAPLLDEHAELSALADVVAGMGSNAKKMSLRSYVLAARLEEVADAASERLRRMSGGRYEFVHSDAAESRGRRGGLGLDIHDEYTGAVRSTKTLSGGESFQASLALALGLADVVAAEAGGLVLDTMFIDEGFGSLDADSLEAVMGVLDELRAGGRVVGVVSHVDEMRQRIPSRLHVIRGRSGSTVRVAS, from the coding sequence ATGAGACTGCACCACCTCGAGATCACTGCTTTCGGTCCGTTCGCCGACACCGTCGAGATCGACTTCGACGAGCTCGGCGCCGACGGGTTGTTCCTACTGCACGGGCAGACGGGCGCGGGCAAGACGTCGATCCTCGACGCGGTCGCGTTCGCGCTCTACGGCACCGTCCCCGGTGCTCGCTCCGAGGGACGCCGGTTGCTGTCCGACCACGCACGGGTGGGTGCCGTGCCGACGGTCCGGCTCGAGGCGACCATCGCGGGTCGCCGTCTGGCCATCGAACGCAGCCCCGACTTCGAACGCCCGAAGAAGCGCGGCACCGGCACGATCAAGCAGCAGGCCAAGGCGAATCTCACCTGGCTCGACGGGTCGGGGGAGAACCTGTCCCGCGCCCAGGAGATCGGCGACGTCGTCAAGTCGCTGCTCGGGATGAGCGCCGAACAGTTCTTCCAGGTGGTGCTCCTTCCGCAGGGCGACTTCGCCCGGTTCCTGCGCGCGAACAGCGAGGAGCGCGGCAGGCTGCTCGAGCGTCTGTTCGACACCACCCGTTTCGGCGACGTCGAGCAGTGGTTCCGCGATCGTCGCGGTGCCGGAACGAAACTGCTTGCCGAGCAACAGAAGAAGGTCGAAGTGCTCGCGGCGAAGGTGGCCGCGTCCGCCGGGATCGAGGCGGGTGCCGACGCCGATCCGGTGGAATGGGCGGGCCGCCTGCTCGCCGAGGCCGCCGAGAACCGCGACGATGCCGCCGCAGCGCTCGCACGAGTCCGCGCCGTCGACGAGGCCAACCGGCGCAGGCTCGACGAGACCGTCGCTCTCGCCGACCGACTCCGCCGCCGCCGCGACGCCCTGAACATCCTCGCCGAACTCGAGCAGACGCAGACGCAGCGCGTCGCCGTGACAGCCGAGCGCGACGCCGCGCATCGCGCGGTGAGCGTCGCGGTCGTCGATCGGGAGGCCGCTCGCCTCGCGCGCGAGGCCGATGCCGCCGTGGCGCGCGCCGAGACGGCCGCCGCGCCGCTCCGCAACGACGACGAAGGACGCGAACTCCTCGGGGCTGTCGGGCCGACGCCGTCCGCCGCCGACCGCGACATCGTCCGTCCTCGATGCGAGGAATGGTCTTCGGAGGCAGCGCGACTCGACGTGCTGCTCGATCGCCGTCGTCGTCTCACCGAGCTCGAGAACGAACGCGAGAAGTTCGCCGGACGTCGCCGTGCCCTCACCGACGAGCGTCGGCAGGTGATCGACGAGCGCGCCGCGCTGCCCGAGCGGTCGACCGCCGCTGCTGATGCGGTCGCCGAGGCCGAACGTGCAGCCGCGATGCTTCCCGGGCTCTCCACCGCGCGCGACCGCGCCGCCGACGCGCTCGACGCCGCCACCGAACTGGCTTCGCGCCGAACCGAACTCGAAAGGCTCGAAGCTCGGGTACTGCAACTGCACTCCGAATTCAACGACGCGCGCGACGCGCACCTCGACGTCCGGCAGCGCCGGATCGACGGAATGGCAGCCGAACTCGCCGCGCGTCTCACCGACGGCGAACCGTGCGTGGTCTGCGGTTCCACCGAACATCCCGAGCCCGCGCGCCCGGCTCCCGACACTGCGACGAAGGCAGACGAGGAACGCGCCCACGCCGCCGAGCAACGCGCCGCCACCGCGCTGAGCGAAGCACGCGAGGCCGTCACCGAACTCTCCGGGATCGTCGCCGTCCTCCGACAGCGTTGCGGCGACGCCGAACTCGCCGAACTCACCACCGCCCACGCCGCGGCGGTCCGTGCCCACGACGAGGCCGCCACCGTCGTCGGCCGGCTCGACCACCTGCGCGCGGCGGTCGAGGACCTGCGCAAACTCGACACGGTGTTGGCCGAACAGGAGAAGCGGCTCGACGCCGAACTGTCCGAGCTCGCCCGCGAGGACGCGGTCCGCGCGGCCGAGATCACGGAGATCCGCGAGCGCATCGTCGAGGCCGTCGGCGACCTCGACCTGCTCGCCCCGCGACGCAGGACGGTCGCCGCACTGTCCGCCGCCGCCACCGCACTGCTCGATGCCCGCACCGCCGCCCTGCAGGCGCGCACGGCCGCCGACGAACGCGCCGCCGATGCCCGCACCGCAGCTGCGGAGGCGGGCTTCGCCGACCTCGACAGTGCCCGCGCAGCTGTCCGGACGCCCGAGCGGCTCGCCGAGATCGACCGTGTCCTGCGTGCCGCCGACGACGAACGCGCGGTGGCAACCTCCACTCTGAACGATCCGGCGATCGCGGCGCTCACCGGCGACGAGGTCGCCGACGTGGCGGCCGCGCGTGCGGTGGTGGACGAGGGTGCCGCCGCGGTCGAGGCCGCCCTGAGCGCGGCCACCGAGGCCGAGCGCCGGCACCTCGACATCGAGAACTACACCCGACGGCTCGAGCGTGCGTGCGCCGAACTCGCCCCGCTGCTCGACGAACACGCCGAACTCTCCGCGCTCGCCGACGTCGTCGCCGGGATGGGGTCGAACGCCAAGAAGATGTCGCTGCGCTCGTACGTGCTCGCGGCGCGACTCGAAGAGGTCGCCGACGCCGCCTCCGAACGTCTGCGCAGGATGTCCGGCGGCCGCTACGAATTCGTGCACTCCGACGCCGCCGAGAGCCGGGGACGTCGCGGCGGTCTCGGCCTCGACATCCACGACGAGTACACCGGCGCCGTGCGGTCGACGAAGACGCTGTCGGGCGGCGAGTCCTTCCAAGCGTCCCTCGCACTCGCCCTCGGACTCGCCGACGTCGTCGCCGCCGAGGCCGGTGGGCTCGTGCTCGACACGATGTTCATCGACGAAGGGTTCGGCTCACTCGACGCCGACTCCCTCGAAGCCGTCATGGGCGTGCTCGACGAACTGCGTGCGGGAGGCCGCGTGGTGGGCGTGGTCAGTCACGTCGACGAGATGCGGCAGCGGATCCCGAGCAGGCTCCACGTCATCCGTGGCCGCTCGGGATCCACCGTCCGCGTCGCGAGCTGA
- a CDS encoding AI-2E family transporter → MTESKTAPSANSSGKPSAEPDRGSLLGTGGIWLAKWSACLVVIAAGAVVIGWIIEKMWVIVLPVALAIVVSTILWPPTRFMTKRGVPPAAAAGLTLVMFFAIVGGIIAGIVPSVVSQMPDLANKATEGINTVQEWVKGPPINLRDEQLDNAVHAVVERVQGSAATIAGGVFSGVSTAGSLLVTLALVLVLTFFFIKDGPRFVPWLHRVSGGRAGRHLEAVLGRMWDTLGGFIRTQALVSFIDALFIGIGLLILGVPLAPVLAILTFIGGFIPIVGAFVAGALAVLVALVANGFTTAIIVLVLIIAVQQIEGNVLQPVLQSRSMNLHAAVVLLAVTAGSSLFGIVGAFLAVPVAAVAAVVIRYIGEQIDERANEGEDDETKALPAPGDTSVPDPKPASPAPAASED, encoded by the coding sequence TTGACCGAATCGAAGACCGCGCCCAGCGCAAACAGCAGTGGGAAGCCGTCGGCTGAACCCGACCGCGGGAGCCTGCTGGGCACGGGCGGAATCTGGCTCGCCAAGTGGTCGGCCTGCCTGGTCGTCATCGCCGCCGGTGCGGTGGTGATCGGCTGGATCATCGAGAAGATGTGGGTGATCGTGCTGCCGGTCGCCCTCGCGATCGTCGTCTCCACCATCCTGTGGCCGCCCACCCGCTTCATGACCAAACGCGGCGTTCCTCCGGCTGCTGCGGCCGGCCTGACCCTCGTGATGTTCTTCGCGATCGTCGGCGGCATCATCGCCGGCATCGTCCCGTCGGTGGTCTCCCAGATGCCCGACCTGGCCAACAAGGCCACCGAAGGCATCAACACCGTGCAGGAATGGGTGAAGGGACCCCCGATCAACCTGCGCGACGAACAACTCGACAACGCCGTCCACGCGGTGGTCGAACGAGTGCAGGGCAGTGCTGCCACCATCGCGGGCGGTGTCTTCTCCGGTGTGAGCACGGCGGGCTCGCTGCTCGTCACACTCGCTCTCGTCCTCGTGCTGACCTTCTTCTTCATCAAGGACGGCCCGCGCTTCGTGCCGTGGCTGCACCGCGTGAGCGGTGGCCGCGCCGGACGTCACCTCGAAGCGGTACTCGGCCGCATGTGGGACACGCTGGGCGGGTTCATCCGCACGCAGGCCCTCGTGAGCTTCATCGACGCCCTCTTCATCGGTATCGGCCTGCTGATCCTCGGAGTCCCGCTCGCACCCGTCCTGGCGATCCTCACCTTCATCGGCGGATTCATTCCCATCGTCGGTGCGTTCGTCGCGGGTGCGTTGGCAGTCCTCGTGGCGCTCGTCGCGAACGGTTTCACGACCGCGATCATCGTGCTGGTCCTCATCATCGCGGTGCAGCAGATCGAGGGGAACGTGCTGCAACCGGTGCTGCAGTCGCGGTCGATGAACCTGCATGCGGCCGTGGTGCTGCTCGCGGTGACGGCCGGCTCGTCGCTGTTCGGGATCGTCGGTGCGTTCCTGGCGGTGCCGGTCGCGGCGGTGGCCGCGGTGGTCATCCGCTACATCGGCGAACAGATCGACGAGCGCGCCAACGAAGGCGAGGACGACGAGACGAAGGCACTCCCGGCTCCGGGCGACACCTCGGTGCCCGATCCGAAGCCGGCGTCTCCGGCACCGGCCGCCTCCGAGGACTGA
- the ychF gene encoding redox-regulated ATPase YchF, with translation MSLTLGIVGLPNVGKSTLFNALTKNDVLAANYPFATIEPNVGVVELPDPRLNRLAEIFGSERILPATVSFVDIAGIVKGASAGEGMGNKFLANIREADAICQVVRVFDDPDVVHVDGKVDPMADIEVIATELILADLETIERALPRLEKESRKNKELVAQLEETKKAQAILEDGRTIFSAQGEVKSELLRDLHLLTAKPFLYVFNADEAVLTNEERKEELRKAVAPADAVFLDAKVESELLELDEDEAMELLESIGQTEAGLKQLARAGFHTLGLQTYLTAGPKESRAWTIRKGDTAPKAAGVIHTDFERGFIKAEIVSFADLDEAGSMAEAKARGKVRMEGKDYVMADGDVVEFRFNV, from the coding sequence GTGAGCCTTACCCTCGGAATCGTCGGTCTTCCCAACGTCGGCAAGTCGACGCTGTTCAATGCGTTGACCAAGAACGATGTGCTGGCAGCGAACTATCCGTTCGCCACCATCGAGCCCAATGTCGGCGTCGTCGAACTGCCCGATCCGCGTCTGAACCGGCTCGCCGAGATCTTCGGTTCCGAGCGCATCCTCCCGGCCACGGTGTCGTTCGTCGACATCGCCGGCATCGTCAAGGGTGCTTCCGCCGGTGAGGGTATGGGCAACAAGTTCCTCGCCAACATCCGCGAGGCCGACGCCATCTGCCAGGTCGTGCGCGTGTTCGACGATCCCGATGTGGTCCACGTCGACGGCAAGGTCGACCCGATGGCCGACATCGAGGTCATCGCGACCGAGCTGATCCTCGCCGATCTGGAGACGATCGAGCGGGCACTGCCGCGGCTCGAGAAGGAGTCCCGGAAGAACAAGGAACTCGTCGCCCAACTGGAGGAGACGAAGAAGGCGCAGGCGATCCTCGAGGACGGCCGCACCATCTTCTCCGCCCAAGGCGAGGTGAAGAGCGAGCTGCTGCGCGACCTGCACCTGCTCACCGCCAAGCCGTTCCTGTACGTCTTCAACGCCGACGAGGCCGTCCTCACCAACGAGGAACGCAAGGAAGAGCTGCGCAAGGCCGTCGCACCGGCCGACGCCGTCTTCCTCGACGCCAAGGTCGAGTCCGAGCTCCTCGAGCTCGACGAGGACGAGGCGATGGAGCTGCTCGAATCCATCGGCCAGACCGAGGCCGGTCTGAAGCAGCTCGCGCGCGCCGGTTTCCACACGCTCGGCCTGCAGACCTACCTGACGGCGGGTCCGAAGGAATCGCGTGCCTGGACCATCCGCAAGGGTGACACCGCCCCCAAGGCGGCCGGCGTGATCCACACCGACTTCGAGCGCGGCTTCATCAAGGCCGAGATCGTCTCGTTCGCCGACCTCGACGAGGCCGGCTCGATGGCCGAGGCGAAGGCTCGCGGCAAGGTCCGCATGGAGGGCAAGGACTACGTCATGGCCGACGGCGACGTGGTGGAGTTCCGCTTCAACGTCTGA
- a CDS encoding alpha/beta fold hydrolase — protein sequence MPTFSVPGAELDVELSDEGGHPVVQLHGLTSSRHRDRLMDLDLGRGLSGTRLLRYDARGHGRSTGRAVPEDYRWPVLADDLLRLLDHYFPGERVHGVGPSMGTGTLLHAAVKDPERFSSLTLLVPATAWATRAAKAAEYRAAADLIEQQGLAAFLTRDLTAPRPPATVDAPETVPDVTEELLPSLFRGAALSDLPDPEAVSDIDIPVTVLAWVDDPAHPVSTAESLVGLLPHAKLEIAHTPADLAQWPSILCEDVARHG from the coding sequence GTGCCGACCTTCAGTGTGCCGGGGGCCGAACTCGACGTGGAGCTGAGCGACGAGGGTGGCCACCCGGTCGTCCAGCTCCACGGCCTGACCTCGAGCCGCCACCGCGACCGCCTCATGGACCTCGACCTGGGCCGCGGGCTCAGCGGCACCCGACTGCTGCGCTACGACGCGCGGGGGCACGGCCGCTCGACCGGTCGTGCGGTGCCGGAGGACTACCGCTGGCCGGTGCTCGCCGACGACCTGCTGCGGCTGCTCGACCACTACTTCCCCGGCGAGCGGGTACACGGGGTGGGGCCGTCGATGGGCACCGGAACCCTGCTGCACGCGGCGGTGAAGGATCCGGAGCGCTTCAGCAGCCTCACCCTGCTGGTGCCGGCGACCGCCTGGGCCACCCGCGCCGCGAAGGCCGCCGAGTACCGGGCCGCCGCCGATCTCATCGAGCAGCAGGGACTCGCGGCGTTCCTCACGCGCGATCTGACCGCGCCACGACCACCGGCCACCGTCGACGCGCCGGAGACCGTCCCCGACGTCACCGAGGAACTGCTGCCCTCGCTGTTCCGGGGCGCCGCGCTGAGCGACCTGCCCGATCCGGAGGCCGTGTCCGACATCGACATTCCGGTGACGGTGCTGGCGTGGGTCGACGATCCCGCGCACCCGGTGTCCACGGCGGAGTCGTTGGTGGGCCTGCTCCCTCACGCGAAGCTGGAGATCGCGCACACCCCGGCCGATCTCGCACAGTGGCCGAGCATCCTCTGCGAGGACGTCGCCCGGCACGGTTGA
- a CDS encoding GNAT family N-acetyltransferase, whose amino-acid sequence MRLTNVAHLRLPFGRLLGYDVTVAGLGRALPVSFDQRRHVGAGERPGSWMALSFRLFEPVSPDDLATAWLAVIARHGTLRSVFTHGDDGEPLLREAEIRPGGWVEHPIGPGQAVNDALRDVLDGACSPYNRPSHRLCVLETATEPTVVVAADHSHVDMWSMLVIARDLLAALAAVRAGREPSLPPTPAFAEHTRALRDRPAAPAEVHERWAEVLAASGDVMPRFPLSLGVASLQRERVEVRDVLDVDDSAAFSAQAKDDGVSTLALVVAAMTEVTLELAGAPLRAVFPVHSRYDATWHDSVGWFITNSVLESAVPEPRAAADAVKEAVRLGSWPLEDILRPWDGMPEAPGMFAISWLDLRRLPVRVDATGLEAQYVGATIRTDGVMLWFILDDSGLHLRCRYPDTTEARRHVGGWLDLLVARLQARARESVGGLIRLGDRTYRVQRAGRPDVPAIVGLLSGDEQSACDGVELARYEEAYDAVARDPSHYLAVVRDEVGRIVGTMQLTIVPGLFRGGATRLLVEGIRVASSERSRGIGTAMLEWAHDHGRNRGATLAQIAVDPDDERVRTFGARLGYDCTHAGFERAL is encoded by the coding sequence ATGCGGCTGACAAATGTGGCGCACCTGCGCCTGCCGTTCGGCCGACTGCTCGGTTACGACGTGACCGTCGCGGGGCTCGGCCGGGCGCTTCCCGTGTCGTTCGACCAGCGGCGGCATGTCGGCGCGGGCGAACGTCCCGGCTCCTGGATGGCTCTGTCCTTCCGCCTGTTCGAGCCGGTTTCGCCCGACGACCTCGCGACCGCCTGGCTGGCGGTGATCGCGCGGCACGGCACCCTGCGCTCGGTGTTCACGCACGGCGACGACGGTGAGCCGCTTCTGCGCGAGGCCGAGATCCGCCCGGGCGGGTGGGTCGAGCATCCGATCGGCCCCGGTCAGGCCGTCAACGACGCCCTCCGGGACGTCCTCGACGGCGCGTGTTCGCCCTACAACCGGCCGTCGCACCGGCTGTGCGTGCTCGAGACCGCCACGGAACCGACCGTCGTGGTCGCCGCCGACCACTCGCACGTCGACATGTGGTCCATGTTGGTGATCGCCCGCGACCTGCTCGCCGCCCTCGCCGCCGTGCGCGCGGGACGAGAACCGTCCCTGCCACCGACACCGGCCTTCGCGGAACACACCCGGGCACTGCGGGACCGTCCGGCCGCACCCGCCGAGGTCCACGAGCGCTGGGCCGAGGTGCTCGCCGCCAGCGGCGACGTGATGCCGCGCTTCCCGCTCTCCCTCGGAGTGGCGAGCCTCCAACGCGAACGCGTGGAGGTGCGCGACGTGCTCGACGTCGACGACAGCGCCGCCTTCTCCGCTCAGGCGAAGGACGACGGGGTGTCCACCCTCGCGTTGGTGGTGGCGGCCATGACCGAGGTGACCCTCGAACTGGCCGGAGCCCCGTTGCGGGCGGTGTTCCCGGTGCACAGCCGGTACGACGCCACCTGGCACGACTCCGTCGGCTGGTTCATCACCAATTCGGTGCTCGAATCGGCCGTCCCCGAACCTCGCGCGGCCGCGGACGCGGTCAAGGAGGCGGTCAGGCTCGGATCCTGGCCCCTCGAGGACATCCTGCGCCCGTGGGACGGCATGCCGGAGGCGCCGGGCATGTTCGCGATCTCCTGGTTGGACCTGCGCCGGCTTCCCGTCCGGGTCGACGCTACCGGCCTCGAGGCGCAGTACGTCGGCGCGACCATCCGCACCGACGGGGTGATGTTGTGGTTCATCCTCGACGACTCGGGACTGCACCTGCGGTGCCGCTATCCCGACACCACCGAGGCCCGGCGGCACGTCGGTGGCTGGCTGGACCTGCTCGTCGCCCGGCTACAGGCACGCGCCCGTGAATCGGTCGGTGGTCTGATCCGATTGGGCGACAGGACTTATCGGGTGCAACGTGCCGGCCGACCCGACGTACCGGCGATCGTCGGGTTGCTCTCCGGCGACGAGCAGAGCGCCTGCGACGGTGTGGAACTCGCCCGTTACGAAGAGGCCTACGACGCTGTCGCCCGCGACCCTTCGCACTATCTTGCGGTGGTGCGCGACGAGGTGGGCCGGATCGTCGGCACGATGCAGTTGACGATCGTGCCGGGGCTGTTCCGGGGCGGTGCCACCCGCCTGCTCGTCGAAGGAATCCGGGTCGCCTCGTCCGAACGTTCCCGCGGCATCGGTACGGCCATGCTCGAGTGGGCCCACGATCACGGCCGGAACCGGGGTGCCACGCTCGCGCAGATCGCCGTCGACCCGGACGACGAGCGGGTTCGGACGTTCGGGGCGCGGCTCGGCTACGACTGCACCCACGCCGGATTCGAGCGGGCGCTCTGA